A genomic stretch from Desulfolutivibrio sulfodismutans DSM 3696 includes:
- a CDS encoding response regulator has protein sequence MRLKTDQSAKRYEKIVLDYFNEGGVVLVCSDDEAFVKALRFTISQLKQDVRSVCREVQEYDDVVTLAGKLAEKATAPLIVFLERRMHKASCIKTVKVLKNFYADKTKIIVVSSETSREEIILAHEVGADSFITKPISANAIIEKAAFAIRPNTQLGVLMDRCAALLESGELADAEALAARIFEIKPDSLKGHLLMGDLELRRGNHKEAEVHYLKAYKSEKLFIEPLKKLVDLNSQTGDTDKKLFFLNKLDALSPLNFERKVEIGETYLSRDEADKARDYFEQAKKVVGRVAADMVSESLMEIARKIGEKDEELALAYMTEAIEAKGLELTRDDLWMFNNRGIVLRKQGKWSEAVDNYTKALSLAPNDAGLFYNIGVAYADGRAYDKAWDSFQKALNADGTIVLQAPSVGYNIAMALHRVRKPVEAKTYLGMALELDPGYEPAKKLLESLS, from the coding sequence ATGCGTTTAAAGACCGATCAGAGTGCCAAAAGATACGAGAAGATCGTTCTGGACTACTTCAACGAGGGCGGAGTGGTGTTGGTGTGCAGTGACGACGAGGCCTTCGTCAAGGCGCTGCGGTTCACCATTTCCCAGCTCAAGCAGGATGTCCGCAGTGTTTGCCGGGAAGTCCAGGAATACGACGATGTGGTCACCCTGGCCGGGAAGCTGGCCGAGAAGGCCACGGCGCCGCTGATCGTCTTCCTGGAACGCCGCATGCACAAGGCGTCCTGCATCAAGACCGTCAAGGTGCTCAAAAACTTTTATGCCGACAAGACCAAGATCATCGTGGTCAGCAGCGAGACCTCCCGGGAAGAGATCATCCTGGCCCACGAGGTGGGCGCGGACAGCTTCATCACCAAACCCATCTCGGCCAACGCCATCATCGAGAAGGCGGCCTTCGCCATCCGCCCCAACACCCAGCTCGGGGTGCTCATGGACCGGTGCGCCGCCCTCCTGGAGAGCGGGGAGCTGGCCGACGCCGAGGCCCTGGCGGCGCGCATCTTCGAGATCAAGCCGGACAGCCTCAAGGGGCATCTGCTCATGGGCGACCTGGAGTTGCGCCGGGGCAACCACAAGGAGGCCGAGGTCCATTACCTCAAGGCCTACAAGAGCGAGAAACTCTTCATCGAGCCCTTAAAAAAGCTCGTGGACCTGAATTCGCAGACCGGCGACACGGACAAGAAGCTGTTTTTTTTAAACAAGCTCGACGCCCTCTCGCCGCTGAACTTCGAGCGCAAGGTGGAGATCGGGGAAACCTATCTTTCCCGCGACGAGGCCGATAAGGCCCGGGACTATTTCGAGCAGGCCAAAAAGGTGGTGGGCAGGGTGGCGGCGGACATGGTCAGCGAGTCGCTCATGGAGATCGCCCGCAAGATCGGCGAGAAGGACGAGGAGCTGGCCCTGGCCTACATGACCGAGGCCATCGAGGCCAAGGGCCTGGAGTTGACCCGCGACGACCTGTGGATGTTCAACAACCGGGGTATTGTGCTGCGCAAGCAGGGGAAATGGAGCGAGGCCGTGGACAACTACACCAAGGCCTTGAGCCTGGCCCCGAACGACGCCGGGCTGTTTTACAACATCGGGGTGGCTTACGCCGATGGCCGGGCCTATGACAAGGCCTGGGATTCGTTCCAGAAGGCCCTCAATGCCGACGGGACCATCGTGCTTCAGGCGCCATCGGTGGGATACAACATCGCCATGGCCCTGCACCGGGTCAGAAAGCCCGTGGAGGCCAAAACATACCTGGGCATGGCCCTGGAGCTGGACCCGGGCTACGAGCCCGCCAAGAAGCTTCTGGAGAGCCTGTCCTGA
- a CDS encoding HD domain-containing phosphohydrolase, which yields MAPSGRRILFVDDDPETLASYGRALRKKYDLDMALGPVRGLEAVAENGPYAVVVSDLRMPGMDGVEFFSRLRKTCPDTVRIMLTGYADIRSAMDAVNTGHVFRFLAKPCAEEELDAALAAAIEQYGLVTAERTFLKGTLRGTIKVLTDLLALLNAKAHGRSVRVKRIVLDVAGYLGVPEPWRLELAVMLSQIGCAALPERMLSDMLQTGELDPRRQRLFDQHPRIAGDLLMNIPRLEEVAGVIRHQEKRYDGSGPPPGGPSGQDIPLGARLLKVALDYDTLISSGRTKAQALFAMRGRTGWYDPRIFEAFATLAQAREGFTRGAVPPGEVVPGMVLAEDLRIGGELAAAAGTAVDQALAARIAQAGEGLPETVPVYVSPETESTLFRLEPELMELLRRERRAAED from the coding sequence GTGGCCCCCAGCGGACGCAGGATTTTATTCGTCGACGACGACCCCGAAACGCTGGCCTCCTATGGCCGGGCTCTGCGCAAAAAATACGACCTGGACATGGCCCTTGGGCCGGTGCGGGGCCTGGAGGCCGTGGCCGAAAACGGGCCCTATGCCGTGGTGGTGTCGGATCTGCGCATGCCGGGCATGGACGGGGTGGAGTTTTTCTCCCGGCTGCGCAAGACCTGCCCCGACACGGTACGGATCATGCTCACCGGCTACGCCGACATCCGTTCGGCCATGGACGCCGTGAACACCGGCCACGTCTTCCGCTTTCTGGCCAAGCCCTGCGCCGAGGAGGAGCTTGACGCCGCCCTGGCCGCCGCCATCGAGCAGTACGGGTTGGTTACGGCGGAGCGGACGTTTCTCAAAGGGACGCTGCGCGGCACCATCAAGGTGCTCACCGATCTTCTGGCCCTGCTCAACGCCAAGGCCCATGGACGATCCGTGCGGGTCAAGCGCATCGTCCTGGATGTGGCCGGATATCTTGGCGTCCCGGAGCCCTGGCGGCTGGAGCTGGCGGTCATGTTGTCCCAGATCGGCTGCGCCGCCCTGCCCGAGCGGATGCTCTCGGACATGCTGCAGACCGGGGAGCTCGACCCGCGCAGGCAACGGCTTTTCGACCAGCACCCGAGGATCGCCGGAGACCTTTTGATGAACATTCCCCGCCTCGAGGAGGTGGCCGGGGTCATCCGCCATCAGGAAAAACGCTATGACGGCTCGGGGCCTCCCCCGGGCGGCCCGAGCGGCCAGGACATCCCCCTGGGGGCCAGGCTTTTGAAGGTGGCCCTGGATTACGATACGCTGATCTCTTCGGGCCGCACCAAGGCCCAGGCCCTTTTCGCCATGCGCGGGCGCACGGGCTGGTACGACCCCCGTATTTTCGAGGCCTTCGCCACCCTGGCCCAGGCCCGGGAAGGCTTCACCCGCGGCGCGGTACCGCCCGGGGAGGTCGTGCCGGGCATGGTCCTGGCCGAGGACCTGCGCATTGGCGGGGAACTGGCGGCGGCGGCCGGAACCGCCGTGGACCAGGCGCTGGCCGCCAGGATCGCCCAGGCCGGGGAGGGCCTTCCCGAGACCGTGCCGGTGTATGTCTCGCCCGAGACCGAAAGCACGCTTTTCAGGCTGGAACCGGAACTGATGGAGCTGTTGCGGCGGGAACGCCGTGCTGCCGAGGATTGA
- a CDS encoding PAS domain-containing protein, with protein MTGYADAHADGLDASLARVFDVVPDGLCILSSDMVVLRMNRAMAGWFADVGDPVGRSCREVLSAKGCSCEECPADMVLSGRACRMKELAVPLSGGGTRYLELSATRLPGVDDGRGGVLLFARDVSVRKAAERELRQANQDIELLLSSIGSIMISLDGEGAVTRWNRAAAEMLGLSGRQALGGLLFDLDIGWDWEPVREAIEACRRTGEAVRVDEIRLRTAGRERFLGLTANPVPSPDGQSRGVLILGRDITGIKVREAMASHEIKMQSIGRLAAGIAHEINTPIQYVSYNAGFLEGAFADLLRLVEAYRQAFATLSQAGEGRGDCLPPELRQTVEAAECEADLDYLSTEIPAAVANSRKGIRQVADIVRAMRQFSHPGGGEKTFFDINAAVKDALLVSRNEWKDTASLVLELDPELPPVCGLPQEIGQVFLNLILNAAQAMEEARGDKTGILGSITARTARQGPFVTVSLADTGPGIPAEVRGRVFDPFFTTKAVGKGTGQGLSLAYAVVERHGGDIFFETTPGQGTVFTVRLPIDGPQGKDGGSSG; from the coding sequence ATGACCGGATACGCAGACGCCCATGCCGACGGACTCGACGCCTCCCTGGCCCGGGTCTTCGATGTCGTGCCGGACGGGTTGTGCATCCTCTCCTCCGATATGGTGGTCCTGCGCATGAACCGGGCCATGGCCGGATGGTTCGCGGACGTCGGCGATCCCGTGGGACGGTCCTGCCGGGAGGTTTTGTCGGCAAAGGGCTGTTCGTGCGAGGAGTGTCCGGCGGACATGGTCCTCTCGGGGCGGGCCTGCCGCATGAAGGAGCTGGCCGTGCCGCTTTCCGGGGGCGGGACGCGATATCTGGAGCTTTCGGCCACGCGTCTGCCGGGGGTGGACGACGGACGCGGCGGGGTGCTGCTGTTCGCCCGGGACGTCAGCGTGCGCAAGGCCGCCGAGCGTGAGTTGCGCCAGGCCAACCAGGATATCGAGCTGCTTCTGTCCTCCATCGGCTCCATCATGATCAGCCTCGACGGCGAGGGCGCCGTCACCCGCTGGAATCGGGCCGCAGCGGAGATGCTGGGGCTTTCCGGACGCCAGGCACTGGGGGGCCTGCTTTTCGATCTGGATATCGGCTGGGACTGGGAGCCCGTGCGGGAGGCCATTGAGGCCTGCCGCCGCACGGGGGAGGCGGTGCGCGTGGACGAGATCCGGCTGCGCACGGCCGGGCGGGAGCGTTTCCTGGGGCTGACGGCCAACCCCGTGCCCTCGCCCGACGGCCAATCCCGCGGCGTGCTCATCCTTGGCCGGGACATCACCGGGATCAAGGTCCGCGAGGCCATGGCCAGCCACGAGATCAAGATGCAGTCCATCGGCCGCCTGGCTGCGGGCATCGCCCACGAGATCAACACCCCCATCCAGTACGTAAGCTACAACGCCGGGTTCCTGGAGGGGGCCTTCGCCGATCTCCTGCGCCTGGTGGAGGCCTATCGGCAGGCCTTCGCCACCCTGAGCCAGGCCGGGGAGGGACGCGGCGACTGTCTGCCGCCGGAGTTGCGCCAGACCGTGGAGGCGGCCGAATGCGAGGCCGATCTGGACTATCTGTCCACGGAGATTCCAGCCGCCGTGGCCAACAGCCGCAAGGGCATCCGCCAGGTGGCGGACATCGTGCGGGCCATGCGCCAGTTCTCTCATCCCGGCGGCGGGGAAAAGACCTTTTTCGACATCAACGCCGCCGTCAAGGACGCCCTGCTGGTCAGCCGCAACGAATGGAAGGATACGGCCAGCCTGGTCCTGGAGCTGGATCCCGAGTTGCCGCCGGTGTGCGGGCTGCCCCAGGAGATCGGGCAGGTGTTTTTGAACCTGATCCTGAACGCGGCCCAGGCCATGGAGGAGGCGCGCGGTGACAAAACCGGCATCCTCGGAAGCATCACCGCCCGGACGGCCCGCCAGGGCCCGTTCGTGACGGTTTCCCTGGCCGACACCGGGCCGGGCATCCCTGCGGAGGTCCGGGGGCGGGTCTTCGATCCCTTTTTTACCACGAAGGCTGTGGGCAAGGGGACCGGTCAGGGCTTGTCTTTAGCCTATGCCGTGGTAGAACGGCACGGAGGCGACATCTTTTTTGAGACCACGCCGGGACAGGGAACCGTGTTTACCGTCCGGCTGCCCATCGACGGCCCGCAAGGCAAAGACGGCGGGTCGAGCGGCTGA
- a CDS encoding tetratricopeptide repeat protein, which produces MLDAQPPHPDENAAATPSRPAPDAIKGVFSTQTKGIIGFGSTKRKVKQHIYAFVEEEADGSLCVRELNKHFVPVGKSRWITKDVLLKDFLPEPDVYLNKVLPAMRQVEESVEKADDHRANGELISAEFEYKNALRLDEEHIRGTFGLGLTYLARGETDNADIVFRRVVTLDGAFDEEHKHLFNEFGIRLRKNGMHAQALKFYNRAAKLLKREDEHLLYNIARTFFEKGQGRQAKRLLEKALANNPAFEQARDFLAVLERGGPMPGERDTDSGSMDLDLEEPDMSGRAP; this is translated from the coding sequence ATGCTTGACGCCCAGCCGCCCCATCCTGATGAAAATGCCGCCGCAACGCCGTCCCGTCCGGCCCCGGACGCCATCAAGGGGGTGTTTTCCACCCAGACCAAGGGAATCATCGGGTTTGGGTCCACCAAGCGCAAGGTCAAGCAGCACATCTACGCCTTTGTGGAGGAAGAGGCCGACGGCTCCCTGTGCGTGCGTGAGCTCAACAAGCATTTCGTGCCCGTGGGCAAGTCCCGGTGGATCACCAAGGACGTCTTGCTCAAGGATTTTCTTCCCGAGCCCGACGTCTACCTGAACAAGGTGCTCCCGGCCATGCGCCAGGTCGAGGAGAGCGTGGAAAAGGCCGACGACCACCGGGCCAACGGGGAACTCATCTCCGCCGAATTCGAATATAAAAACGCCCTGCGCCTGGACGAGGAGCACATCCGGGGCACCTTCGGCCTGGGGCTGACCTATCTGGCCCGGGGCGAGACGGACAACGCCGACATCGTTTTCCGCCGGGTGGTGACCCTGGACGGGGCCTTCGACGAAGAACACAAGCATCTGTTCAACGAATTCGGCATCCGGCTGCGCAAAAACGGCATGCACGCCCAGGCGTTGAAATTCTACAACCGGGCGGCCAAACTCCTGAAACGCGAGGACGAGCATCTGCTCTACAACATCGCCCGGACGTTTTTCGAAAAAGGCCAGGGTAGGCAGGCCAAAAGGCTTTTGGAAAAGGCCCTGGCGAACAACCCGGCCTTCGAACAGGCCAGGGATTTCCTGGCCGTCCTCGAACGTGGCGGGCCCATGCCTGGCGAGAGGGACACGGACTCCGGGAGCATGGACCTGGATCTGGAGGAGCCCGACATGTCCGGACGTGCGCCATGA
- a CDS encoding HD domain-containing phosphohydrolase, producing MDKSRVLFVDDDPEMLASYRRIFRKKYEVMTAGGPAEGLAALDETMRFAVIISDLRMPGMDGVAFLENVRQKSPETVRIMLTGYADVTAAVAAVNASKVFSFLTKPCPEDALEAAVAAGFRQYQLVVAEKELLRGTVRGTIRLLTDLMAMVNPEAFGKSSRVKRLVMDLAQYMGLPDPWRLELAAMLSQIGCAALPRDILRKAYQGQPLSGNFAFEFAMHPKVAADLIANIPRLKEVAEIVSYQEKRFDGGGLPPGDVKGEAIPQGARLLKAALDFDTLERMASASGKFEEPAQKALERMRGRRGWYDPAVLDALESMINFPDGFERAHLFISQLRPGMLLDQEVLDLSGEVLLSKGQELGAMAIKKLRGALGGRQDVSVRVLVPPRDKLEFAELLDA from the coding sequence ATGGACAAGTCTCGCGTCCTTTTTGTCGATGATGACCCGGAAATGCTGGCTTCCTACCGGCGCATCTTCCGAAAAAAATACGAGGTCATGACTGCGGGAGGGCCTGCCGAGGGATTGGCCGCGCTTGACGAAACCATGCGTTTCGCGGTGATCATTTCGGACCTGCGCATGCCCGGGATGGACGGGGTGGCCTTTTTGGAGAACGTGCGCCAGAAAAGCCCCGAGACCGTGCGGATCATGCTTACGGGATACGCCGACGTGACGGCGGCCGTGGCGGCCGTCAACGCCAGCAAGGTGTTCAGTTTCCTGACCAAGCCCTGCCCCGAGGACGCCCTGGAGGCTGCGGTTGCGGCCGGGTTTCGCCAATACCAGTTGGTTGTGGCGGAAAAGGAGCTCTTGCGCGGCACCGTGCGCGGCACCATCCGGCTGCTCACCGACCTCATGGCCATGGTCAACCCCGAGGCCTTCGGGAAGTCCTCCCGGGTGAAGCGGCTGGTCATGGACCTGGCCCAATATATGGGGCTTCCCGATCCCTGGCGGCTGGAACTGGCAGCCATGCTCTCCCAGATCGGATGCGCGGCCCTGCCGCGCGACATCCTGCGCAAGGCCTATCAGGGCCAGCCCCTGTCCGGAAATTTCGCCTTCGAGTTCGCCATGCATCCCAAGGTCGCCGCAGATCTCATCGCCAACATTCCTCGTCTCAAGGAGGTGGCGGAGATCGTCTCCTACCAGGAAAAACGCTTTGATGGCGGAGGGCTGCCGCCGGGCGACGTGAAGGGGGAGGCCATTCCCCAAGGGGCCAGGCTGCTCAAGGCCGCCCTGGACTTCGACACCCTGGAGCGCATGGCCTCGGCCTCGGGAAAATTCGAGGAACCGGCCCAAAAAGCCCTGGAACGCATGCGCGGCCGTCGCGGTTGGTATGACCCGGCGGTGCTCGACGCCCTGGAGTCCATGATCAATTTTCCCGACGGGTTCGAGCGGGCTCATCTGTTCATCAGCCAGCTCAGGCCGGGCATGCTCCTGGATCAGGAGGTGCTGGACCTTTCGGGCGAGGTGCTTTTGAGCAAGGGGCAGGAGCTTGGGGCCATGGCCATTAAAAAGCTGCGGGGGGCCCTTGGGGGCCGACAGGACGTGAGCGTCCGGGTTCTCGTGCCGCCGCGCGACAAACTGGAATTCGCGGAGCTTTTGGATGCTTGA